taccTGTAGATTAGCCACAGCCATCTTATTGTCTGGTGTCCCCGCAGCCTCGGTAAAAAGACTTCTTTTGATGGATATGTgtagcaatgttttaaaaattgaaaactaaaaaaaaaaaaaaaaaacaacaaaaaaaaaacccaaaaaagagaaaaaaaaaagaaagaaaaagaaaacaaaattattgaggtgaaattcacataacataaaatgaaccatcttaaagtgaacaattcagtggtgCTGAGTCCATTCACAGTGTTTGTGCAACTGCCACCTGTAGTTGCAAATAATTTGCTTCGCTCCAAGAGGAATTTCGTACTTATCGAGCAGTTGTTATACTGATATTTTTGAATGGCATATGGAGAGAATTTCAAGACCCTGTAGAACAGCTTACATTGTTGCCAAAGCTTTTTTGGTCCAGCTGTGTCTTGGGAGGAGTTTATAATCAGAGGATTTAAAGAGTCTCCCATGATGCAATCAAAACGGTGGTTAAACTGCGGGACACTGATGAAAAGAATTCAGTTGTGTGTCAAGGACGGCCCTGGCTTTGAAGCTACAACACATTCCTTTGCAAATAGAAAAGCCAACAAAAACGTGGGCAGTGAGTCTGTGGGTTCCTTTATGGGCATTTTATTGCCAAGTAAGAGAATTATTTATGCAAATTAAGGGGAAGATGTTTAGACAACTGTGTCATGCCCACCAGCTGGAGGTATAAAAAGCCCTCTGCAAGAGGAGACCTGCATTCACACTTGGGCAACTTGCTCCTCACAATCCACCCTATTTCACCTCAACTCCTGCCACCATGACTCGTTTCTTCTGCTGTGGAAGCTACTTCCCAGGCTATCCTTGCTATGGAACCAACTTCCACAGGACCTTCAGAGCCACCCCCCTGAACTGCGTCGTGCCCCTGGGCTCTCCCCTGAACTATGGTTACGGATGCAACGGCTACGGCTCCCTGGGCTATAGCTTTGGCGGTAGCAACATGTACAACAGGGGCTGTTGCTACGGTGGCAGCTGCTGCAGGCCATGGGGCTCTAACTCTGGCTTCGGCTACAGCACGTACTGATGGACCAATGGCTCCAGACAACTGTAGAACTCTCCATCGCTTCTCTGTGTGCGAAACAACCTGAAGAGCAACGGCTGTCTTCTTGCCTCCAGATGTGCTTGGGAGATATCTCTTCCACCTTGCTGCTTTCTTACTGAGGCCCTGGTCTTTGACGATGCTGAACAAAGCAACCAGACATCAGATGCTGAACTGATCCTCACCTTACAGCCAAAGAAAGCAAGATGTGTTTCTCTGACATACCTGACTTTCAGCAGTGAAGCAAGTCGTTTGTCTCTTTTAGTTACTTTGCTCATGTACTGTTAAATTCTACATCAACATCAATGTGTTACAATAGGGTGTGGGTAGGAAGGGGTTTTGCTGTCAGTCTCTCAATAAATCTATTTCATTCAGCACAAATATTTGTGttccagttatttattttactctGCTTTTATGCTTTTGAATTCATTAGCCAGTTTCTACTTATGATGGTTGACTTTAACCAAATCTTATTTGGACTTAAGACTGCATTCCAGGAGAGGGTGATGCATAATCATTTCTTCCCCCTTTATGTTGAgattccaatttttaatttttttaaatgtttatttatttttgaggtagagagacagagcacgagcaagggagggacagagagagggagacacagaatccgaagccggctgtaggctctgagctgtcggcccggAGCCtacagtggggctcgaacccaggaaccatgagatcatgacctgagctgaagttggatgcttaaccgactgagccacccaggtgccccatggtttcagtttttaaaataaacatataaaataaatatgaaataaatatataaattttaaaataaatatatgaaataaaatattatatatatgtatgtaaatataaaaaatatataatataatccaATATAAAGTTCATTCATGTGTGCGTGAAATATTACTGGGCTCTGGCCACTGTGTTAAGAATTTGGGGGCTGTAACAAACAACTAAGATAGAGACCAGCTTGAGAAGCTGCCTGTTTTCAAGAGATACTCATTCAGCAGACACTCACCAAGTAGACACAACACCAAAGATTGTTGTAAGATTTGGAAacatacagataaataaaacataatcctTGTCCTGTAGACTTCAATATACTTtactcaatatttttttcaaagttaattatttattttgagagagagagaatgcgaggagtgtcagagagagaaggagagagagaatcccaagcaggctccgtgctgtcaacatggagcccgatcccacaaaccatgagatcatgacctgaactgaagacaagaatcagatgcttaactgagccacccaga
The Panthera tigris isolate Pti1 chromosome C2, P.tigris_Pti1_mat1.1, whole genome shotgun sequence genome window above contains:
- the LOC102954590 gene encoding keratin-associated protein 7-1, encoding MTRFFCCGSYFPGYPCYGTNFHRTFRATPLNCVVPLGSPLNYGYGCNGYGSLGYSFGGSNMYNRGCCYGGSCCRPWGSNSGFGYSTY